A single genomic interval of Campylobacter concisus harbors:
- a CDS encoding HDOD domain-containing protein: protein MNESVFKKIKALPPLDDTVIQIQRLHADENSSISDLTKVVEKDPMLTANILRSANSPLYGFSQEITTIARAISLFGMATIRGFALSSTIKKSFSINLEPYGITTQDFLNISIIQNALMYNWHSKVNPKSLEILSPASFMLEIGKIVLAHELAENKQDIEFREKLKNISSPIDLALFETEILDMSNEEVTAKIFEQWNLETELSSSILYSNNPEEAPDHIKDYAKALKVIKTAVNIFNQLDDISIQNTLPLLDEYGFGHDTFLMAVAKVKDNL from the coding sequence ATGAATGAATCAGTTTTTAAAAAAATCAAAGCACTTCCACCATTAGATGACACAGTTATACAAATTCAGCGCTTACATGCGGACGAAAATAGCTCAATAAGCGATCTTACAAAAGTGGTCGAAAAGGATCCGATGCTAACAGCAAATATCTTGCGTTCAGCAAACTCTCCACTTTATGGGTTTTCTCAAGAGATCACAACCATCGCAAGAGCTATTTCTCTTTTTGGTATGGCTACTATTCGAGGTTTTGCACTTTCAAGTACGATTAAAAAGAGCTTTTCTATAAATTTAGAGCCTTATGGCATTACTACACAAGATTTTTTAAATATCTCGATAATACAAAATGCACTGATGTACAATTGGCATTCTAAAGTTAATCCTAAAAGTCTAGAAATTCTCTCTCCAGCTTCATTTATGCTTGAGATTGGCAAGATAGTTCTCGCTCATGAATTAGCTGAAAATAAGCAAGACATCGAATTTAGAGAAAAACTTAAAAATATATCTAGCCCAATCGATCTTGCCCTATTTGAAACAGAAATTTTAGATATGTCAAATGAAGAAGTTACAGCTAAAATTTTTGAACAATGGAACCTTGAGACAGAGCTTAGCAGCTCAATACTCTATTCAAATAATCCAGAAGAGGCACCAGATCATATAAAAGACTATGCAAAAGCCCTAAAAGTGATAAAAACGGCTGTAAATATCTTTAATCAACTTGATGATATAAGCATACAAAATACTCTACCTCTTCTTGACGAATACGGCTTTGGACATGATACGTTTTTAATGGCTGTCGCTAAAGTCAAAGATAATTTGTGA
- a CDS encoding RNB domain-containing ribonuclease, with protein sequence MKEFLTSLLVGIKEKEVSNEDKEILRNLLNLGAVSSYKDKFYLNNGYVCGKLDISQNATGFIMPFDKRFKQDIIVENKNLNNSHLGDIVLAKLLPLKKKRQSAKIVMSLKLANETSVVYTKRFGAAILGVNLKTGLSTTLKATQKSLKMLALGTLLKVNNLNNEIVEVLGNLEDPLSDEKISLAIYNKNDKFSEACELEAKAFGDEVDASMYPNRVDLRNLEFCTIDPVDAKDFDDAIYFDEKKREIYVAIADVSEYVTAYSAIDSEAKKRGFSIYFPHISVPMLPRALSENICSLKPNVPRLAFCFKISLDANNEVKKEELFETIILSKRRFNYDEIDEILEGKRECEISWIKPLFKLTTKLRKKRLLHAFDFRTKELRMSLDEEGQILQTRFESDSDSHRLVEDCMLLANKAAAKLITKGVFRNHASPDFKKIDTLLEDLQLLGLDFTYESDLANLIRKIQLKADELGNREEIDKLIIKSQKKAEYSSENLGHFGLGFDRYTHFTSPIRRYSDLILHRLLKAKISKDDKLYNFLLLNIQSTCANLSELEREADKVAYDFMDRKFARWAAANIGKEVRCYVSENQNVLVAKLDDYFVGARIFITGYSANLLQKLVVKITEADIASAKIFAKVVRKIDV encoded by the coding sequence GTGAAAGAATTTCTAACCTCACTACTAGTTGGCATCAAGGAAAAAGAAGTTTCAAACGAAGATAAAGAGATTTTACGAAATCTCTTAAATCTTGGTGCCGTAAGCTCCTATAAAGATAAATTTTATCTAAATAACGGCTACGTCTGTGGCAAGCTAGACATCAGCCAAAACGCAACTGGCTTTATCATGCCATTTGACAAGCGCTTCAAGCAAGACATCATCGTAGAAAATAAAAATTTAAACAACTCTCACCTTGGCGACATTGTGTTAGCAAAGCTTTTGCCACTTAAGAAAAAACGCCAAAGTGCTAAAATAGTAATGAGCCTAAAGCTTGCAAATGAGACAAGTGTGGTCTATACAAAACGCTTTGGAGCGGCCATTTTAGGTGTAAATTTAAAAACTGGACTAAGCACGACCTTAAAAGCGACGCAAAAAAGCCTAAAGATGCTCGCACTTGGGACGCTACTTAAGGTAAACAACCTAAATAACGAAATAGTCGAGGTTTTAGGAAATTTAGAAGATCCACTAAGCGATGAGAAAATTTCGCTTGCCATTTATAATAAAAACGATAAATTTAGCGAGGCTTGTGAGCTTGAGGCAAAGGCTTTTGGCGACGAAGTCGATGCTAGCATGTATCCAAACAGGGTTGATCTAAGAAATTTAGAGTTTTGTACGATCGATCCAGTCGATGCTAAAGACTTTGACGATGCCATATATTTCGATGAGAAAAAGCGAGAAATTTACGTCGCAATCGCTGATGTGAGCGAGTATGTGACCGCATATAGCGCCATTGATAGTGAAGCTAAAAAAAGAGGCTTTTCTATATACTTTCCGCACATCTCAGTGCCGATGTTGCCGCGCGCGCTTAGTGAAAATATTTGCTCGCTAAAGCCAAATGTACCGCGCCTTGCATTTTGTTTTAAAATTTCACTTGATGCGAATAATGAGGTAAAAAAAGAGGAGCTTTTTGAGACGATCATCCTTTCAAAAAGGCGCTTTAACTACGACGAGATCGATGAAATTTTAGAAGGCAAAAGAGAGTGTGAAATTTCATGGATCAAGCCACTTTTTAAACTCACCACAAAGCTTCGCAAAAAAAGGCTTTTGCACGCATTTGACTTTAGGACAAAAGAGCTTAGAATGAGCCTTGATGAAGAGGGTCAAATTTTACAAACTAGGTTTGAGAGTGACTCCGACTCCCATAGACTTGTTGAGGACTGCATGCTTTTAGCAAACAAAGCTGCTGCAAAGCTCATCACAAAGGGCGTTTTTAGAAACCACGCTTCGCCTGATTTTAAAAAGATAGACACATTGCTTGAAGACTTGCAACTTCTGGGACTTGACTTTACCTATGAGAGCGACCTTGCAAATTTGATAAGAAAGATACAGCTAAAAGCCGATGAACTTGGCAACCGCGAAGAGATAGATAAGCTCATCATCAAGTCTCAAAAAAAAGCTGAGTACTCAAGTGAAAATTTAGGCCACTTTGGGCTTGGATTTGACAGATATACGCACTTTACAAGTCCTATTAGACGCTATTCCGACCTTATTTTACATAGGCTTTTAAAGGCTAAAATTTCAAAAGATGACAAGCTTTACAACTTTTTGCTTTTAAACATCCAAAGCACCTGCGCAAATTTAAGCGAGCTTGAAAGAGAGGCCGACAAGGTAGCCTACGACTTTATGGATAGAAAATTTGCACGCTGGGCAGCCGCAAACATCGGCAAAGAGGTGCGCTGCTATGTGAGCGAAAACCAAAATGTCTTAGTTGCTAAGCTTGATGATTATTTTGTCGGAGCTAGGATTTTTATAACAGGATACAGCGCAAATTTACTTCAAAAGCTTGTCGTAAAGATCACAGAGGCCGACATCGCAAGTGCTAAAATTTTTGCAAAAGTGGTAAGAAAGATCGATGTATAG